ATGAGTGTTTAAGAACAACTCACCTGATCATATGATACTGGTGTTTGCCTGTGATTTGACAGTTCCACCAAGGTGCTGAGATCTGTACGCAGGTCTGACTTGCAACCCACCAACAACATCTTGGTATTGGGGCAAAATTCGTGGATCTCTCCTTTCCACtataaacgaaaaaaaaaaaaaacacaattatttaGAATCATTATTAAACAGAGGTAATAATTAGAAAGGTTGTTGGTAACCCATTTGGTGGAAAGCCCCAAATAACAATCAATCAGTATGTTTGAATGAACGGTTACATCAAGCTATGGTTACTGCTTGACTAATTGGACTACTGTCCTCGTCCCATTATACGGTACGGCAAGGAAATCAATTTATTGGCCAAAGTAGTCTAAGTCTGATTCCACTACGATATGCCCTCTTTCAGCTTGTTAGTTAGTGCCGTGTTCCCAGTTGACCTATTATCACATTAGCTGGTGGCAAACTGGTAGCATGTTGAGCGGTGAAAACATGGACAACTATACAGCGTTGTATTTCTTACATGCTGTTTACTTTACTTTATGCACAGATGAGATGTCTGCTATTCCTTGTAGTTATGGCGCTACCTGAATGTAGACGACGCCACCATATTGTTAGCGGCTTCTTCCAATGTTATGCATTTTGTGGGACGTCCAGGTCAAAGCCCAGGGCGGGAACTGTGCAGAGTAGACTCTAGTCCAATTTCTATGTCTGATTGAGTTATAGACTCTCAGTtgcataaatattcatttatgttCTATATCTCTTATCTTGTGTAAGGGTCACAaagggtctggagcctatccctaaagacttggggcacaagaaACAACTGTTTATAAGTTAAGTTACAACAGGACCCAACTCATTCAACCTTAAATGTACCTACAGATGCCTAAAAAGCAATGTGTCACttgttaataaatttaaaatgctaatcaGTGACAAATTGCCTAAGTGGCATaatgcatttatacagtagGCACATGCCGTTATGGGCAAATGATTAACTTTGCATTGTGTCAcatgtgttttattacttatgtgacacacacagagaggcgTAGTAGTGACAACACGGGTCATAGGTCACAGGGCACTCGACCCCACAACCTCTCGATATCACTCATACCGAAATGTGCATACACGTCCTCATCACCCCATCGTTCTTTGAGCAGACATCAAAGCAAAGCGACCAGACCTCCCACACTTTCTCTTTATGCTTCGTACGACCTTTGATTTGACCCTCTGAAGTCTAGACTGTCATCCATAAACCACTTGACccagtaaaacaaaaacaaaccagatGACGGACTGCGTGAACACGCCTTTCAACATCAGGAATGAAGGAAACTGCAAATTAAAGCTggagttattaaaaaaaaaccttttttagcACGCTGTCCAGGGTTTCTGGTCGGCTGATGTCGAAACAGATGAGGACCGCATCCGAGTCTGGGTAGGACAGTGGACGTACGTTGTCGTAGTATGGGGAGCCTGTAAAAACAAAAGATAAACGCACAGGTTAATTACAGCACAGGGCAGGACTTAACTATAAGGCATGACTATGGCCATTTGTGCATTGACATTCACACCAGAGCTGATTGCTTTATGGGTTTGTATTAATccctttttatttcctttattctcACAGTCCAGTCAAGAATCCAAGCAGCCTTATAAAATGTAGGTTGTTTTTGAGTCTGTTGTGAGAAAATAAAGCAACAGGACTGGGAACACTAGATCGTTCTTATTTTGTGGTAAGACGTTTGACGTTATTGAGGTTTACCATGTAACAGTGACGATGCCCAGACATGAATTTTTAGCAACcacttatgtaaaaaaaaattggccgTACAGGATTCCTTCGGGTTGAGTTCTGGGCAGTGTTCTTTTCCTTCAATGTTTTTTGACTTAAGTAATTTGTGTCATCATGAACTAGTGAGAAACAGGCGCAGATGatggctggtgattagtatactcaAATGCTTTGAGTACAGacgagtactgtatattaaataatttgtttatttatgtttttttaagtcaaaataataataataaaaaattaaccacTCTTTTTTATAAGATAAAATTAAAGTTTGGAACATAGTGAATTGCAACTAAGCTGTAGTCCTCAGtcaaaaatcttaaaatataacaaatgaaAGTAAATTACAACAGccattaaatatatttcataaagagattaatatacacacacacaaacaaatcccTTACAATGAGGTTAGAAACAAACAgttgcattttttgtttgtttaaaaaaaaaaaaaaagaaggaaattcCACCTCGGCACATCAGGAATAGCAATCAAAACAAGGGCACCCAATGTCATTTCCATAACTTGTTCTTCTTGAGGCTCGTAAATTCAAACCACTGACACGCAAAGAACACCACTGTCACCGTTCAATTTCCTGAGACAGTCCACAAATTCTCCAGTCTCGGAAGCGCCTGCACTCCGTGGTTTTCTAGGTCACAATTAAGACTGGCTGGAGACTCTGTTTGCCTGATGTCTGGAAACTCAAGGTTCTGGAAGATGGAATGCTGTTCAAGTGCCAGGAATCTAGGGaattagtcttttttttcccacttagAAGGAAGAGGGCTTTGTTGACTCCAAACACAAAAAGAAGGAGTTGTGATCCCCTGCTCATTAACATCACACAAACTTTGCGAGCAAGAGGGTGTTACAGGGTTTAAGATTTAGTACTCGACACTATATGGctatgaaaaaaagaacaacttgAGTCTCATCAAATCTTATACATTTCACTTTCTAAGATCTTTCTTTGAAGATCTTGCATATTCAAGTGTGTGATAATATGAGAGAATCATGTGCATTTGCTACAACTTCATCAAAGACTTAATAAAAGTACCATAGGGTATCCAGCtacaaggtttttattattatgcttcCCCTGGCGCAGAAACCAAGTGGAGACAATATATCGTCCGAGGGTTTCCTCCCCTTCAATCCGGTCATGCTACATCAGCTGCTTTCCTGCGTCTACTCTACCGGCAACAAAAACAGCATGGCTGTCACCTACAGCTATCTATTTGAGTGCAAACAAAGTGAGCCAAATGTGTTGTAAACACCAGACCACCCACGACTACCTCAACATCAGATCTGTTTGCCTTCTCCGATTGAAACAATGCCTTCCGGGGGAGCAGATGCAATGTTTCAGCCTAAACCGTCATTCCACAGTCACCTCATGTCtccacaacaaacacacaacacattcCCGCGTTGCTTTCCCGTGGTCAAGTCAAGGCACAACATGACCTTACGTGATTGAGATCACGCCCATCCTGCTCGAGCCTGGAATGCTTGGAACCTTATCCTTCTCCACCCCCATTCCTCTAACCCACAACGCAGTGTTGTCTTTCACCGCCGCTTTCTCAACAATATCAACCCAAGACGTTTGGCGCACTCCAACAGAGTCCCTGAACAAAGTGGGTTAAGTAACAGGAATGTCATTGGAATAGGAAACCCCTTAAGTGCTCAAAGCCTTGAAAAGAAAATGCCAGGGGATGTGAATAGTGCTAAAATTAGCCAGAGGCTTGCCCTTTGTTCCAACCTACTTTCAAGTTGGTGGATCCTAATTACCGTTTCCAATCTTTCTCTACATACTGGCTTATTAACACTAGTACATGGGGCACTTTATCTTTTTTGAGGTTTTCTAAAAAGGACCTATAAAGCTCCTTTCTTTCCTATGTCTTGTTGTTATTAGTACTTTTAAGAGGAGGGTTTGGCAATTTGGGCCAGTTCGATGCCTAAATCTTGCTGCTTAAGAACATGTTCTTCTCTTTATGCTCCATCAGACCTTCCCATTCTGTGATGACCTTGTGTCTCCGCATCACCATTGGTGCCACGGACAGACAACCTTGGTGATCATCTTAAAATCAGTGAGCATGGGTGAAGGTGGCAATTTGAAATCCTCCAAATCAGCCTCTCACTGAGATCCTCGCTTGTCTCCATATTGGGCAAGTTGCTTTAGTTGGTTTATTTGAATCAATCGAGTGTGTCATGCTTTCAGCTGGACTTCCTGTTGCGAAAGGAAAATTTGGCAACAAATGGAAACAATTCATGACTATCGGTCATTTCACAAGGGACTTAAAAGAGCTCTCGCAATCTCAATCGCAGTAGGCTCTCCCCAGGAAGAACCCCAACAGACCGAAAGGATGTCCTGTATTACTTTGTAAGTAATACTTGCTTATCTACAACAACCGTGGTACAGAATGCTAACTGTTGTGCCATTGTTAAGACTCAGTAGCTACACTATTGTTATGATTATGAGCAGCTATTCATATTCAGGTGCCTGGTGGTTTAAGAGCTAATTTAGTGAACACAAAACCAGATGCTGAGAGAAGATAGCTGCAGTGGCGTCACCCCAGCAAAGTTCCATGTTTAATGGTGAGTTTAATGGTGCCCATTTAAGATTTCTTTTAAGGTTAAGGTTTGAGACAGACATGACCTGTGTGAGTTTCCAATTTCCATGTTTGTGGCCACTATCTCACTCTGTGCTACTGAAATAAATTGGGAACAGAGCAAAGGGTGAAGCCCGGGCAGAGTTCTCATGGCCCCTCCTCCAGGCCATAATGGCAGATTTTAGTAAACAGCTGGCTGAGTCAGTCGACGGAGAGAGATCTGCTCCAGAATGTAATCAAGCGCCAATGCATGTGTCGTAATCTGTAGCTAATTGCATGATCTAGGGCCAGTACAGTCACAACTCAAACAGTCAGTGGAGTCCCTGAGACCGCGGAGAGATTTACTGCATACACAACCCTTGACATACATGAGTCAAACAATAAGACGTGATTTATGGCTTTGTCTGAATGCAAGATCCTTTGCATTTTCTCTGTTAAAAAACCTTGCATATCTTGTGCTGTGATCATGTGACTCCAACTACAGTTTCCCTGCTTAGAGGGGTGGAGACGCTCCCTGCCCTGACGAATTACCACCAGGCTGCTCTGCATCGCATGCATTCCAGACAGAAGTGTCCCATGCGTGTCTTTGCTAAATGAGCTCAGTTCTTTGGGCCAGCTCAGCATCTCGAGTGACCCTGAAGCGTTCCCATTTCGCACCTAACAAGCAAGTTGTGGTCGTCCATCATGTAAAGTCCTTGAGAATTTTCCTCTTTTTCGCTTGCAAAAGGAGATCACTAGAGCACTACAGTGAAAAGCGTATTTAGTTACTAAACAGCAAAAGTCCCAGTGTTAAATGAACACCTGATGAGTTTATTCTATATTAATCTATAAAAATAACTCCCTGTATTGTTTATATGAGTCAAATGAACTCTTTTGAAGAAGTCTTTGAAGTCTAATAGAAGTCAGTGCTTGGAATTAAGTGGGAATGTAAAAGAATTTCTGAAAGCTTCTGAAAACATTGTGTAAAAGTCAGAGAGTGACGAATAAATTGCAGGGCTGTAAggaaatgcaaatgaaaaataaataaataaataaaaactgctttCTTACCTGACGTGTCCCACAAACTGAGTTCAATCCTTTGGGACTCGATCTCAAAGCTGGCTGTATAGTTCTCAAATACTGTTGGCACATAGTTCTACATGGaaagaaataattacaaatgtgTTTAGAAACACAGCTTAAAATGGATTTAATTGATGTTTGTAAACAATCCTTTTATCACAAATTGTGCGGTTTTACAGGGGGATACGGTAAACCTAAAGATTCTAAATAAAACGTATTTACTAAAAAgctaaatttttataatttttttttatttaaaaattattattattattattattattattattattattattattattattttgactgGTACAGAGTATAATTGTCCTGTACCTGGGGTTGTATCATTAAAGGCCAAATGTACCTTAATACCTTTAGTATCACATAAAATGCCCATGATATACCTTAAACTAGCTTTTAaagtctatccatccatctagggacctctgtagtccaactagggatgaTGCAGGCCGATTGTGATtaccattatatttattcccatttttaagATCATTCTATTACCTCCCatgaacatttacacactaagggcaatttgggaattccaATTGGCctaggactgtgggaggaaaccagattacctgaaggaaacccatcaagcacggagagaacatgcacactccatgcactcagattCCAgaaacgggaatcgaacccggaccctggaagtgcgaggctacagtgctaaccaatacatTAGAAATCAGAAAGTGTCACAGATACGGGTcagcaacacagcataggtcaatgatGATTTATTGTGATGAGCTTATATGAAAGCCCTGCCGGTGTGTGTTAACGGGGAGGCTTCAGATTTcaaacaaaagttatcattactggTCTGAATTTTACCACTACTGGAATATATGGGAATGACCTCTCAACTCTTAAACTgggcatattattattattattattattattattattattattatttggtcacagaaacaacagtaaaaaaaaacgtgtATCCGTGCTATTcctttgcctatgtgacccatttttttaaatttttttttgctcagtcatgtttgtttgtattgttggttaaaatgaactaaaattcaaTTATTCATATCCACCTGAAACTCAGACTCTACTGTTGTGCACTTTgcattttgatttgtctttatTTGTCTGATGACTGTACATTAATTAAATGTCTTCAATCACAAAGAAGTTTAGCaaaacaattatataaatatattaaccaGTCCTCATATGATAAGAGTACTAGCATATGAGGATATTCAGGTTTCAAGAGGATATTGCCCaggttgtgctaaaaaaataaagaaaaaaagaaaaaaggatatgtcactctatactgcatagccctatatatttttattaaaaagaaaaaaactacccaataatgaataaaatgctCTGACCCTTAAGGGGTCTGCAGGTTTAGTGGTCTGATTAGTCTGTACCAAAGATTGTGCTTTTTATAAATAGAGAATAGTAATATGAAAACATAGGTACAATACTAAAGGTATAAAAACTGTCCCCTAGACGCAAGAGGATGCTATTGGAAAAACTTTGTCTCTAACATCTGAGACATGATGCATAAGAAAAAgagctaaaaaataataataataatcatgcagATGGTCATTACCTCTGGAAAGCAGTCTTTGGCGAAGACATGGAGCAGTGCTGTTTTGCCGCACTGACTGTCCCCAATCACTACTATCTTACACTTCACACTCTGACTGGCATCCATTCCAGACATTAGGCTCGAGTGACTGTCCTTCATGGATCTAAGCGATAGTCCTAAAGGAGATCAGGGTCGGAATGAACTCCAGGGAAAAGCGCAGCATCCCCCGATCACTGGATCCCGGTTATTTAAAAGGCACACTCCAGTGCTGCAGCCTGCTCAGCGATCCTCATGCCATGTGAAAGcaatgagcacacacacactgacacacactcacacacagccgGCCCCCTTTTTCTCCCTTTCACTACTGCAAATTGcctgtttatacacacacacacacatagaaagaGCGCCCTCGATTGCCAACAATCATTTCcagcaaccttttttttctttttttttatgggaaacTGAGTGCTTGATgagaaaaattacttttttttgtaatcgcTATCAAAGAGGGTGATTTTTAAGTGTGCACGTCTGGCCAAAGCTTCAGGAATTTCCttggaaaatgtatttcaggGAAAAGCAAGAAGGGAAAATCCAAGCTTTTCCCCTATTTTTTTCATGATACATTAGAACCATTATTTCTAAAGCCGTccttttcccaaaaaaaaaaccaacaaaaaaaaaacatttgaatcattcattcttcttttttttaagaagaacaAAAGGCAGTAATACACACCAAATGGAAAGTCAGTCCAATgtacacatattcacacactcattcatattTTGAACAATTTACTGGAACCTGCACTACTTATTTATTGTCTGGCCTGctttatctattaaaaaaaaaaatttttttaaaggttttgtctgtacattgatcacaactcgctctttcaatgatatctgtCTGATGTCTGTCCTGGCAGATTTTGTCACATGTCtggagaaaattaaataaatctttgcCAGTCTTTCTGTATTTGCATAAGTTTAATCTATTttataaatagtaaaataaaaagcagtaatatGAAGCGCCACTATGAGAGAAAACTCGACCAGCAAATCCGCAGCAGTCCAACGAGAGGGCTGACGACGAAAGTAGCACAGcttagcgtaaacaaggcgtaagatactcaaccttttacctttttataCTCAAcattgtatttctttgtattaataagttaggcagagataGCTTAtctctttgtattaataagacAGGCACatatgtacgtgggcttcaacctgaaataataataatatcactaattacattaaagctgatcaggtTAATTAGTTAAAGTCTTTAACCATCAATGACGGGTAATAACGCTAGTTCTGTGTAAGGGGGCGTGGGGGACATGGAGACTTAGGGGTATGAGGggaggtacaccctgaacagggtgccaaagAATctcagggcgcacacacacacacacacacacacatacacacaaggtcttttacacactacaggcaatttgggaacacctttctgcatgtttttggactgtgggaggaaaacataGTAACAGGAAGAAACTCACCAAGCCACAATGTTcataggaagaacatgcaaactccaatcGAATCCAATATCGAACCCAGACCTTGGAGGGGCAAGTTGATAGTGCTACTGTAACTAATAAGCCACTGTACCTCCAAAGTACATCACTCTATCACTAAAGCACCATGTGtttcaaaatattattttaaaataataataataataataaactactcAGAAACaagctaattattattattattattattattattattattattattattattattattattagttcaaTATTTCACATAACTGAAGCTATTGATATACACCCTAAATGAGACACCAGTATATGATGCTTCCAGATTCATACACACCTAGGAgcaatttaaaataacatttaacaaattttcAAGCTATGGATGAATTAAGATACCAATTAAACC
The DNA window shown above is from Clarias gariepinus isolate MV-2021 ecotype Netherlands chromosome 5, CGAR_prim_01v2, whole genome shotgun sequence and carries:
- the LOC128524078 gene encoding rho-related GTP-binding protein RhoE-like translates to MKDSHSSLMSGMDASQSVKCKIVVIGDSQCGKTALLHVFAKDCFPENYVPTVFENYTASFEIESQRIELSLWDTSGSPYYDNVRPLSYPDSDAVLICFDISRPETLDSVLKKWKGEIHEFCPNTKMLLVGCKSDLRTDLSTLVELSNHRQTPVSYDQGSNMAKQISAPYIECSAQQSENSVRDIFHVATLACVNKNNKNVKRQKSSRATKRTSHMPSRPYLESVTSDMRKDKAKSCTVM